The segment acaaaacaaataacgCACATGTATTTTGATCTTACCAGTGATAGTAACAAAATGGGTGTCCAGACGCACAGAGTATAACCTGTTTATTGAATATATAGTGTtagataaataacaaaatacgAATATCTCGGAGATCCAATAGTCCAAATCTGTCTAAGGACATGCCATATAAACGCAGATGCACTCAGACGCGGAAATCACCAGAGCAGGGGGCGGCTACTTGTGATTACACAGACCAATCATGCGGCTGGATCCATGGAGCTGGCAGCACATGTTGGTCCATTGATTGGCTTTTCATCTCGGAACATGGACGTAGTCGTTGGCAACGACCAATAAAAATGCGTCGTTTACTCCAAAATACCGCCCCCTCTCTTCATTATAAActtattaaatatttcaacactGGAAGTAAATATATTGCAGTTGAAAATGAATACTTTTGCAGTAAACTATGTCTAGCAACGAACTTTCACTTTGGGTCGTGGCTGTTTAAGACTACAGAGATATTTGCAGAcattagtaaaaaaataattctatGAGTTTTCTGCTAAAGTGTCCAAACGGCCTGAAAACAAACTCAAGTCCCCAAACTAGGATTGCCATTCCCTGATTTAATAATTGTGCATTTATGTATTGTCATTTTCAGCTGTGTCGTATTAATGGACATCCTCTATCGaagataaaaaatgtaatcctcCCTAGCCGTGTCAGGGTATTAACCCTGCCGTGACCCGGATTCGAACCGGGGTTGCTGCGGCCACAACGCAGAGTACTAACCACTATACGATCACGGCGCGCTACCGGGAGTTGTGATGTCAGAGCATTTAGTTCGCCTTATGAAGCCGGGAGCAAAGCGGTGGGACGCTGGTATTGTTTTGTTCTCCGTGTAAAGCCGTCTTCCATTagttcatatttcatgtttcaacaAGGGCTCTTCAGATTCCCCGATAGCTgtaatttacaataaataacGCTAAGTGAGTTTGTTAACACACTAACACGGTGACCCCTTCGCCTCAGATTTACAATTGCATGAAGCTTAATAACTTGAAAGTCCAAAATTACAAGAAGCAATTCAAAAATGCAACACGATTTAATAGTTACTTTGACTGAAATCAGCAAGcaatattgttacattgttcaCGTGTCGTGTCGCTGGATTATATCAAGGGTCATTGTTGCCGAACTATAATTGCAACGTCAGTCTATTTTTTAAAATCGTTTTCTCGCTGGATTATATCTATTAGGACGTATTGTATCGCTTTTCGCTGGCGCTGGCTTGCTACTTTGTTTAATAATGGCTCTGTCCCGCAGAACAGGAAGAGCGCCATCGGTGCAGTAACGCGTGTAGGCTGCAAAAACAAATGCGAATAAAAGAGCTAAACGACCGTGGATATGAAGGACTGGCTTCTCGAAAGACCAATGGATCATTGCATACTCTTTTCATCCAATGATACGGCGGCGAGTGCGTTCTGGGCAAATGCATAAAGAAATAGCTCTTTGATCCatcatataaatacaatattacaTAGTCTATGGTTCCTATCTTGTGACATCAATATGAAATTGTAGCTTGATTTATGATTGTATTTTAGCTAACAGCGCGAGCAATTATTTATCTTATCGAGGCACTAAGGCAAACGTCTAGTCCGACGTGCCTCGATAAGATAAATCAGTTGCCTATGTCATTGATCAGTCCGGTCTTAGGTAGAAAGGTGTTACATTTTTCTCGGCTTCCCATATGGTCTAGCGGTTAGGATTCCTGGTTTTCACCCAGGCGGCCCGGGTTCGACTCCCGGTATGGGAACTTCCTTTTAGTtactaaatgtttttattgcgtTACAATCCTGTGTTAAAAACATAGTGATCATAGTATGACCTGTTTGCTGGCTGCACTAAGACATTCTTTAAAAACGGTAATACTGAATAGGTTCAGATACGTTTACATGATTTCGTTGTTTTACTGCGTTGGGTTACTTCCTACTTCATATGGACATGTGATGTGTGACATGAATTGTCACATGACGCTACACGGAAGTGGTAAACGACTGATTCCTAGAGGACGCTACGGCGGTAAAGACTGTATGAGAAAATACTTGAGTTATTATAAAAAGTCGTCATGGGTGTTTCCGAATTGGAGGAATCTTCTATGTTACTGGATGAAAAACTGCTCCGTTTCATGGACCAGCTTGAGTCACTGGAGGAGAAACGGGCCACTCTGAACTCCCTCATAGAGCAGGTAACATTAGCCGAGCACACAGAGCACATTTCCTTTTAGCAAGCGTGTCCCTGTCAGATATTCAACCTATCAAtgtcttaatgtgtgtgtttatgaatgtaTATAACTGCAAACACATTTGTTGAAGGTGAAACCTTGTgtagtaaactgaatatatgtGTTGTTTGTACTGTTGATCAAACACAATACATTGTACTATTTCAGCTTGGGCTCTAGGAAATTGTGATGGGGAAAATTTGACTATTTTCTAAATATTACCTACCAAACGATTGCCTGAGTAATTAAGAAAATAAGTGTCGGATAATAATGATgaagaaaaatggaaaactGTTAGCTGCAGCCCTGCTGTCATTTATACTTTATAAAAAGTCATCCTATAACAACCAGCATCAACCCTGCCTTGTTGCCACACTTACCATTCAGTTAACATTTCATGTTTCCTACAGGGATGGTTTTCTATGTCCAAGGCTAGATATTCCATGGGAAACAAACACGTCTCTCCACTTCAGTATGCGAGTGAGATAGAGCCACTGGTCTGTGTGCATGCCAAGTGAGGAATTATGTTTCACAGAAATAAATGCTCCCAATAAATTTTTGTTCACTGGAGTTGAATGACGATCACTATTTgtgacttttttgtttttgtcttacaGAACACTGGACAGTGGTGACGTGGATTTCTGCACAGAAAGGGAGAAACAAAAATCTTGTAATGAGGTTGGAAAAGATAACGGGTCAATAGAGGATATTGGACCTCAGGAAGAAGGTGAGTCTGCCATAGGCCATGTGGTGATAGAatataaatgctttttttaattcattacatTATGTGGTTTCATAGGTGTCAGGAGAAGAATCAAATCCCCAAAAGATATGACAGAGAAAGAGGCAAGTGAACGAACAAGCAGTGAGAAGGCTCCTGAAGTGACTCCAGTAAGAAAAAGCGAAAAGAATCCTCAACAAGATCCACTGAAATGGTTTGGGATTCTGGTGCCACAATCTCTTAAACATGCACAGTCGGCATTTAAGAAAGGTATGATTTTACATTCCCAGATGATTGTAtacattctttttgtttttattcaaagcAGTCAAGCATTTTGCTTTGCTAATGTGATTTATTTGGACTAATGCAAATATTAGGTAATCATATTGATTTGTACACAGTAAATCCGGATGTCAGTACCTAGTGTGTACAtatcaaatacaaattaaatggaccaaaaaaaacatgtttccacAGTTATTTCCCCCCGAGATTCTTAAGGGAGTCTCTGAGAACTCCACTTATTACAACTTAAGAAAACACATGTTTCACCAATTTAGAAAAGCGTAcagaacatttacaaaaatgCTGCAAAGAAATATAACTCAGGCAAATTGTGATACACATTCTGCAAGTTGAAAACACATCGGCAGTACATTACATAACACATTGCAAATACAGAAAActcaaccaaatacagaaacacacttaTGTTGATTCCCTGTAAATTAGGTTATTTACAGTTTATTAGTTTTCCTGAGTTACAGGCTAACCTAGTCTATATTTTCAGCATCTTTTGTTATGCTACATACAGTCTATGTTATCAGATTGGTGAAGATGCTTTCTTAATTTGCctattttaattatgtatttcctTAGATGCAGTGTGTTGAGCTCTCAGGGCCACATTGGGTTCttgtatatattaaatatattaatttgatGTCTGCATAAGTGCATGTGTATGCTCCCAACGATGGCCTCAATGCCTTATTAATatggatggatgaatacatTTGGATAAAGGGTAGAGACATTGACGATCTTAATGTCCTGTTGCCACAGATTAAGTAATTTAAATCAAAGTCTAAACTCGGGaatgtgacattttctttaaaaaaataacattgattaatttatttatttatttctataagTACAAAAAGCCCAACCTGCAAATGGCATGACTCTCCTAATTAGGCACATGGGGGAACATTGTAATTGTATCGGTGTTTATGCATGTGTGCAACATGAAACCTCTGACACGGTTGTTCGTGTACTACTGCCAACTCCCTTTTCCTCAtcattcatctcctctcctctctttatgTGACATTACAGTCATAGAGCTGTCAGCTGAGATTGCAACCCTGCAGACTGCAGTATTGAACACCAGGCAGGATCTGAAGCACAGCATGAAGGACAAACACATTCTCCTGCAGGAAGCTTCAGCAAACAAGTTGGACAAGGTGTCGACTAAATAACTCAGTCAAATCTGGAGATGATCTGAGAGCGTGTGACACAGACAGTGGCCGGTTGGAGTCAGCAGACCAAGGTTCAATTCGACGGTGATCTTCCCGGTGAATTAAGAAGTGGAGATTACAGCGGATTCTGTAATGACTCAATGTTTAAATAGTAATAGATTATGTTTGATACTGTGCGTTTTCACTGTCTCACTCCTACATCTCTGACCTGTTGGAGATGGATCTGTTTGTCAAttgtattttagtattttaaatacattttgagctGTAGACTGTAAGACACATGTTTAACTATAAACATAACCTGTTTGATTATTTTCAATTACTGGCATCCTTTACAAAGGATTTATAAATTGCAATTTAAACCTAATAAatcaactgttttttttggaaTGGTGTATATAATGCAGTAATATTTTGTTGGTAGTCCCttaataaatcctaaataaattgttaataaatatactaaataaatcAACCCGTTTTTTGAATGGTGTAATAATGCAGTGATATTTTTTTGGTAATCCCttaataaatcctaaataaATTGTTCATAAAAATACTGTGGCCCAGATCCTCAGCAGCCATTTCCCAGAACATTTTTATCAGCATAACAATGATTTCCATAAATATGAATCGATTGCATTCCTctcttatttgtgttttattgtgtttttatcgcattgttttattgttttggtttgctGCCGAATGAATTACATTGCTTATAACTGATGTGTAAAGCAATGGTGAACGACGTATTAACCAACCTCTTGTTCCTTTACTAAGGTGGCGTTTTTAGAGAGTGGCACCAAATTGTcttgtgttaatgttcatatttgtgtttccttttctattttaaaaacataccaTTCAGCTGAACGTTTAATAACGATTTGTATGTTATTgtcaatacataaatacaatcTTACATTCAATTCGTATTGCAAGTATTATATCGGAGGATAACGGCTTCCTCATTTCTGAGGACAACCGAACATTACCGAGAACTGCCGACACGGGAAACGAGACTCCCGTTATTGTGTGTACTTCCTGGTCCAATTATAGTACTGGCTATCTGCCTCCATGAAGCACAGcgctctgcctcctcttcacTTGCGTCCTAACGACGGATGGGAGCGCAGGAAAGACGGATGTAGCTTCACTGTTATATGTATTGATGTTTCCAGACGTCCACAGCAGCCCGTGTAGTCAGATTGTGGCCGATTTCAGACGTGCACGCCACGCAACTCCTGCCTgaaatcacattttcttttgtctgcgCAACTGGCATCAACATTTTTTGGTATGTGGGATCAGGGATTGAAAAGTAAACACGCCGGCCTGCGCTCATGATCGGTGGGGAGGTGAGATTGATACCTCGGACTCGGATTGTCCTTGATCGCAAATTGATTTGACTTCGGAGCGGAGCAGCTCCAATGGCGTCAGTTTCGAAGGTGTCTATTCTGGATTACTTTAATATTGTGTTTGAAGGTGAAAATGGCAAAATCGAGTCCAACTGCAAGGCTTGTGGTACGAGGATCCAGGCGAAGAGGAGTGTCACGTCCAACTTCGTAACGCATCTCAAGGtaataatttcaaaataaaatggttttATTGCCTGTACTTATTCTTCGTCTTATCATATTTCTGGCAGCATCATCTGAAACATCTGGCCCTACAGTGTCGCGTAATGCATATGCTACCACACAGTGTCAGCTACATAAACCTGACTGTTGCTTCTCTGGCCATACTGTATCCTCTTCCACAGATGTCACAACAAGGCAGTCTGGGGTTGAGAGCTATACATCTTCTACCTGTCAACCAATAACATtgctgccccccctcctctctgtgtctctcccatTCAGCGAAAGCACCAGGCTATGTATGATGACTTTGTGAAAAGGAAGGATATGAAGAGAGAGGGTTACTCCTCCGGTTCCCTGCACAGTTTTACCACAAATGGAGGGAATAACCGCTACACTCTCCCCATCAGTACTCGagtggggggaggaggtggaggaggaggaagtgctgGAGGAATGGGAACTCTTGAGGGAGGAGTAGGCGGAGGCTCTGGTGGAGGCGTGACCAAGTTTGACAGACATGACCCACgtcaggtgtgtgtttttaatccaTCATCGCTTGATATGCAAATAACCAAGCTGCTATTTATGAAATTCAATTGGTGTTGCATTATTTAATGTAGCATTGCGATTAAACCCTCTGCTATGATGAAGGtaatttacaatgttttgtgtCGCCA is part of the Cyclopterus lumpus isolate fCycLum1 chromosome 7, fCycLum1.pri, whole genome shotgun sequence genome and harbors:
- the ccdc115 gene encoding coiled-coil domain-containing protein 115; protein product: MGVSELEESSMLLDEKLLRFMDQLESLEEKRATLNSLIEQGWFSMSKARYSMGNKHVSPLQYASEIEPLVCVHAKTLDSGDVDFCTEREKQKSCNEVGKDNGSIEDIGPQEEGVRRRIKSPKDMTEKEASERTSSEKAPEVTPVRKSEKNPQQDPLKWFGILVPQSLKHAQSAFKKVIELSAEIATLQTAVLNTRQDLKHSMKDKHILLQEASANKLDKVSTK